A DNA window from Paenibacillus andongensis contains the following coding sequences:
- a CDS encoding carbohydrate ABC transporter permease gives MKPTWDEKIFYTINYMFLGLAALSCVLPLMHIVSLSLSSYQAIVSGHVTLWPQGWTVEAYKALYVGTNMVKAFRNSVVITVVGVVLSMWLTIMAAYPLAKKYFYARRFFTLAIVFTMLFGTPLIPLFLIVKSLGLLDTYGAIWMPGLISAFNMLVLRTFFMNVPEELEEAARMDGCGEWRLLTRIILPLSLPVLATLTLFYGVGYWNSFLHVLMFINDSTRMNLAVMIQQMVASQSILQELNSVRPDDLQQMTPESIKAAGVIVLIVPMLIVYPFLQKYFVKGVMIGAIKG, from the coding sequence ATGAAACCAACATGGGATGAGAAAATCTTTTACACGATCAATTATATGTTCCTTGGCCTTGCAGCTCTAAGCTGCGTTCTTCCTTTGATGCATATCGTATCTTTATCTCTAAGCAGCTATCAGGCAATTGTCTCAGGGCATGTAACCCTGTGGCCGCAAGGCTGGACTGTAGAAGCGTACAAAGCCTTATATGTTGGCACGAATATGGTCAAAGCCTTTCGTAATAGTGTCGTAATTACTGTTGTAGGTGTTGTGCTAAGCATGTGGCTTACGATCATGGCGGCATACCCGTTAGCCAAGAAATATTTCTATGCGCGTCGCTTTTTTACACTGGCTATCGTATTTACTATGCTGTTCGGAACACCGTTAATTCCTCTGTTTCTGATCGTGAAAAGTCTTGGCTTACTGGATACTTACGGCGCTATATGGATGCCCGGACTGATCAGCGCTTTTAATATGCTCGTGCTTCGGACCTTCTTTATGAATGTGCCTGAAGAGCTTGAAGAGGCAGCACGCATGGATGGCTGTGGCGAATGGAGACTTCTCACACGGATTATTCTCCCTTTATCCCTGCCGGTCTTGGCTACGTTGACTTTATTCTATGGCGTCGGCTATTGGAATTCATTCTTACATGTACTTATGTTTATCAATGACAGCACACGGATGAATTTGGCGGTTATGATTCAACAGATGGTCGCCAGCCAATCGATTCTTCAAGAGCTTAATTCCGTGAGACCAGATGATTTGCAGCAAATGACACCCGAATCCATCAAAGCGGCGGGAGTAATCGTACTCATTGTACCCATGCTGATCGTTTATCCATTTTTGCAGAAGTATTTTGTTAAAGGTGTCATGATCGGCGCGATCAAAGGATAA
- a CDS encoding extracellular solute-binding protein, giving the protein MFILRRVHWKALVSTIACIAVLAGCSTAKVNDPGTSTSPNATPAPATEPAKRGAINVSVYDRGNIPPEEGNWDKNRWVDWINKNGPVDVKYTPVPRWESFPKFNALLASGSAPDLILEYDANYRNSWYSQKLLMPIDEMIDKYSTNYKQILEKYPLLRKIGTKEDGKLYEIGRLNVVAPHHRLLIREDWLQKLNLQVPTTTEELYNVAKAFVNQDPDGNGKKDTFGINLSGVGFSVISHIFGRSIDWAEQNGQFVHDWDRLQASVEFQKRLFDDGLVDKDFLTDKNGQKGIQDFMNGKLGIFAIDSAWFTISNYETLKKNNPTAKVIPMALPKSQFGQFSPIISTPVQMVGVVNAKAKDPKAIMQYIDWMVDPEHASLLKNGIEGTHSQKGSNGCLQPIDTEKNKKELYTDDLNMMRSDLLLGKCAEVYLVNLRPEVPTQKELLDINLKSKEIYINKDRPIPSLGYDFLPVLPDDLQAIVKSTSKSNNIDKGDIWLKALVGGTGYTAQQAVKDAKDVWEKAGGKQVDDYYAKWYENNKTKAFSIDDLYKFAEQSQKELK; this is encoded by the coding sequence ATGTTTATTTTACGCAGGGTTCATTGGAAAGCTCTAGTGTCCACAATAGCTTGTATCGCCGTATTGGCAGGCTGCTCCACCGCCAAAGTCAACGATCCAGGGACATCGACAAGTCCGAATGCGACCCCAGCCCCGGCAACCGAACCTGCTAAAAGAGGAGCGATTAACGTTTCCGTCTATGATCGGGGCAACATTCCTCCTGAGGAAGGCAACTGGGATAAAAACCGTTGGGTGGATTGGATCAACAAGAACGGTCCTGTCGATGTTAAATATACCCCCGTTCCCCGCTGGGAATCGTTCCCTAAATTTAATGCCTTGCTGGCTTCGGGAAGCGCGCCGGATTTGATACTGGAGTATGATGCCAACTACAGAAACAGCTGGTATTCGCAGAAACTGCTGATGCCGATCGATGAGATGATTGACAAGTACAGTACGAATTACAAGCAAATTCTGGAGAAATACCCGCTGCTGCGCAAGATTGGAACGAAGGAAGACGGCAAATTGTATGAAATCGGACGTTTGAATGTCGTGGCCCCGCATCATCGTCTCTTAATCCGTGAGGATTGGCTCCAGAAGCTGAACCTCCAAGTCCCAACGACAACTGAAGAATTGTACAACGTGGCCAAAGCATTCGTGAATCAGGATCCGGACGGCAACGGTAAAAAGGATACCTTCGGTATCAACCTGAGCGGCGTCGGCTTCTCCGTGATCAGTCACATCTTCGGCCGTTCGATCGATTGGGCCGAGCAAAACGGCCAATTCGTACATGATTGGGATCGCCTCCAGGCATCCGTAGAATTCCAGAAACGTTTGTTTGACGACGGTTTAGTCGATAAGGATTTTCTCACTGATAAAAACGGACAAAAAGGCATTCAAGATTTCATGAACGGAAAGTTAGGAATTTTCGCGATCGACAGTGCATGGTTTACCATTTCGAACTATGAAACTTTGAAGAAGAACAACCCTACGGCTAAGGTCATTCCTATGGCTTTACCGAAGAGCCAATTCGGGCAGTTCAGCCCGATTATCAGCACACCTGTGCAAATGGTCGGTGTCGTCAATGCCAAAGCGAAGGATCCGAAAGCGATTATGCAATATATTGACTGGATGGTGGATCCAGAGCATGCAAGCCTGCTCAAGAACGGTATTGAAGGTACACATTCGCAAAAAGGTTCGAATGGCTGTTTGCAGCCTATCGACACAGAGAAAAACAAGAAAGAACTGTACACCGACGATCTGAATATGATGAGATCCGATTTGCTGCTGGGCAAATGCGCGGAAGTGTATCTGGTGAACTTGCGCCCTGAAGTGCCCACCCAGAAAGAATTGCTTGATATCAACCTCAAATCCAAAGAAATCTATATTAACAAAGATCGTCCTATCCCTTCGCTCGGCTACGACTTCTTACCGGTCTTGCCTGATGATCTGCAAGCGATTGTCAAAAGCACAAGCAAATCCAACAACATCGATAAAGGCGATATTTGGTTGAAAGCTTTGGTCGGCGGCACGGGCTATACTGCACAGCAAGCTGTAAAGGATGCTAAGGATGTTTGGGAAAAAGCAGGCGGCAAGCAAGTCGACGATTATTACGCCAAATGGTATGAGAACAACAAAACCAAAGCATTTAGTATCGATGATTTGTACAAATTTGCTGAACAGTCTCAGAAAGAGTTGAAATAG